From Saccharothrix espanaensis DSM 44229, the proteins below share one genomic window:
- a CDS encoding TetR/AcrR family transcriptional regulator — MARSLRLQVDEQILDRAAGLFARHGFAHTSLKALADAVGLSKPGLLHHYPSKEALFEAAVELGRARSAQVLERSERLPLGVERDRRAVELLVDFALARPGLIALASRAISTLGADSDIDPRDQGLDGIDRLVFAIFGVDHSTEDTERLVRVVGMLSALAVLSLAANHGDVNAVWRPHIITTCLDALGHRGPGRSPSDLSQVEA, encoded by the coding sequence ATGGCACGTTCACTGCGCCTCCAGGTCGACGAGCAGATCCTCGATCGCGCCGCCGGCCTGTTCGCCCGGCACGGGTTCGCCCACACCTCGCTCAAGGCGCTCGCCGACGCGGTCGGCCTGTCCAAACCGGGCCTGCTGCACCACTACCCGAGCAAGGAAGCCCTGTTCGAGGCGGCCGTCGAACTCGGCCGCGCGCGGAGCGCGCAGGTGCTCGAACGCAGCGAGCGGCTCCCCCTGGGCGTCGAACGCGACCGCCGCGCCGTGGAACTGCTGGTCGACTTCGCGCTCGCCCGGCCCGGCCTGATCGCCCTCGCGTCCCGCGCGATCAGCACGCTCGGAGCGGACAGCGACATCGACCCCCGCGACCAGGGGCTGGACGGCATCGACCGGCTGGTCTTCGCGATCTTCGGCGTCGACCACAGCACCGAGGACACCGAACGGCTGGTCCGGGTGGTCGGGATGCTCAGCGCCCTGGCCGTGCTCAGCCTCGCCGCCAACCACGGCGACGTGAACGCGGTGTGGCGCCCGCACATCATCACGACCTGTCTCGACGCGCTCGGTCACCGCGGTCCGGGCCGCTCCCCGTCCGACCTCTCCCAGGTGGAGGCCTGA
- a CDS encoding SLC13 family permease, translating to MAAGALLALVLVWAVARPRGLPEAVVAVPAAVLAAAFGLISPEHVLAEVSRLGPVVGFLAAILVLARLCDDEGLFRACGARLARGAAGSAPRLLVGVFVVASAITAVLSLDATVVLLTPVVLATVARLGVRPDPHVYACAHLANTASLPLPVSNLTNLLAFTAAGVGFPQFAGLMALPCAVAVAVEYAVFRRFFAADLDLRPTVVPDTDPVPLPRFATATLVGTLAGFALLPALGFDPAWAAVAGAAALAVRGLVRRTTTVGQVARSTALPFLGFVLALGVVVRAVVDNGLADVVGGLVPAGSTLAALLGTAAVAAVLANVINNLPAVLVLLPLAAPLGTGAVLAVLIGVNLGPNLTYAGSLATLLWRRVLHEHGVRVDLRRFTALGLLTVPLALPLAVAALWLSLRVLG from the coding sequence GTGGCGGCGGGAGCGCTGCTGGCGCTGGTGCTGGTCTGGGCCGTCGCACGGCCGCGCGGGCTGCCCGAGGCGGTCGTGGCGGTGCCGGCGGCGGTGCTCGCCGCGGCCTTCGGGCTGATCTCACCGGAGCACGTGCTGGCGGAGGTGTCGCGGCTCGGCCCGGTGGTCGGGTTCCTCGCCGCGATCCTGGTGCTGGCCCGGCTGTGCGACGACGAAGGGCTGTTCCGGGCGTGCGGTGCGCGGCTCGCGCGCGGTGCGGCGGGCAGTGCGCCGCGCCTGCTGGTGGGCGTGTTCGTGGTCGCCTCCGCGATCACCGCGGTGCTGAGCCTGGACGCGACGGTCGTGCTGCTCACCCCCGTGGTGCTGGCCACGGTCGCCCGGCTCGGCGTCCGCCCCGACCCGCACGTCTACGCGTGCGCGCACCTGGCCAACACCGCCTCACTGCCGCTGCCGGTCTCCAACCTCACCAACCTGCTCGCCTTCACCGCCGCCGGGGTGGGGTTCCCGCAGTTCGCGGGCCTGATGGCGCTGCCGTGCGCGGTCGCCGTCGCGGTCGAGTACGCGGTGTTCCGCCGGTTCTTCGCCGCCGACCTCGACCTCCGGCCGACCGTCGTGCCGGACACCGACCCGGTCCCCCTGCCCAGGTTCGCCACGGCCACCCTGGTGGGCACGCTCGCCGGGTTCGCACTGCTGCCCGCGCTCGGGTTCGACCCGGCGTGGGCGGCGGTCGCCGGCGCGGCCGCCCTGGCGGTGCGGGGGCTGGTCCGGCGCACCACCACGGTCGGCCAGGTGGCGCGGTCGACGGCGCTGCCGTTCCTGGGGTTCGTCCTGGCGCTGGGCGTCGTGGTCCGCGCGGTGGTCGACAACGGCCTGGCCGACGTGGTCGGCGGCCTCGTCCCCGCCGGGTCGACCCTGGCCGCGCTGCTGGGCACGGCCGCGGTCGCCGCGGTGCTGGCGAACGTGATCAACAACCTGCCCGCCGTGCTGGTGCTGCTGCCCCTGGCGGCCCCGCTCGGCACCGGCGCGGTCCTGGCGGTCCTGATCGGCGTGAACCTCGGCCCGAACCTCACCTACGCCGGGTCGCTGGCGACCCTGCTGTGGCGGCGGGTCCTGCACGAGCACGGGGTCCGCGTCGACCTGCGCCGATTCACCGCCCTGGGACTGCTGACCGTGCCCCTCGCCCTGCCGCTCGCCGTCGCCGCGCTCTGGCTGTCCCTGCGCGTGCTCGGCTGA
- a CDS encoding class I SAM-dependent methyltransferase: MTTTQWNGDEYQRRFDELAAAGADVHGEAAFVRAYRPASVLDAGCGTGRVAVELARHGVDVVGTDVDPSMLATARRTAPGITWVESDLAALDLGRRFDVVVMAGNVPLFTPPGTQAALVAGVARHVGGLLVAGFGLGRGYGLADYDEHARAAGLTLVERFATWDREPFADGDYAVSVHRA; encoded by the coding sequence GTGACGACAACCCAGTGGAACGGCGACGAGTACCAGCGCCGCTTCGACGAACTCGCCGCCGCCGGGGCCGACGTGCACGGCGAAGCCGCCTTCGTCCGCGCTTACCGGCCCGCCTCCGTGCTCGACGCGGGCTGTGGCACCGGGCGGGTGGCGGTCGAACTCGCCCGGCACGGCGTCGACGTCGTCGGCACCGACGTCGACCCCTCCATGCTCGCCACCGCGCGCCGGACCGCTCCCGGGATCACCTGGGTGGAGTCCGACCTCGCGGCGCTCGACCTGGGCCGCCGCTTCGACGTGGTGGTGATGGCGGGCAACGTGCCCCTGTTCACCCCGCCCGGCACGCAGGCGGCACTGGTCGCCGGGGTCGCCCGGCACGTCGGCGGGCTGCTGGTCGCGGGCTTCGGACTGGGCCGCGGCTACGGTCTCGCCGACTACGACGAGCACGCCCGCGCCGCCGGCCTGACCCTCGTCGAGCGCTTCGCCACCTGGGACCGCGAACCCTTCGCCGACGGCGACTACGCCGTCTCCGTCCACCGCGCCTGA
- a CDS encoding AfsR/SARP family transcriptional regulator, with amino-acid sequence MAVRFAVLGDVRVESGTSPVVIRQRQQQSVLAALLVDVNKLVSLEALTDRVWGAHLPRRPREALYSHVSRLRALLSACPGTSIDGRSGGYVLTADQDGVDLHEFRRLVAEAGRAQDDHRAMALLTDALARWTGEAFADLDTPWFTATREVLARERLDAQLELNDIRLRHGGHAASIAGLGELAAAHPLDERIAGQLVLALYQSGRQQDALRCYDRIRRGLAEELGVDPGPALRELHRGILTASTSLATPARPERPRSPVPRQLPAAPRAFTAREGELAVMTAVADRAATVVVSALSGIGGIGKTWLSLHWAYRHLDRFPDGQLFVNLRGFDPADRPLPAPVALRGFLDALGVVPEAIPHDLDTQAALYRSLVADKRMLIVLDNAVDTAQVVPLLPGGDTCTVVVTSRNRLAGLVTAHGAHPLRLDALPAADARDLLVARLGADRVAAEPAAVDDLVARCAGLPLALGIVAGCAQQDPDLPLAGIAADLRDAARLLGGLDEDDAAASVRAVLSWSTTALTEAEARTFTLLGTAPEVDISLAAVARLTDRGTEETAAALRALERVSLVHQGRAGRYHLHDLVRLYAAEQPLPEGERRAALVRLVDHYTDTAHTTSDAAFPSRQACLFGTASPEPPPDHAGAWEWYQAERTNLVVIERAATAQGLVDRVWHLAWHLVAFRTNQGALQENLAAWQNALTCAERLGRADVTFHSLLLLGHAHAILGGYREGLHHVRRAAEVVDRTGNPVDRVRLEIGLSTVLARSGDLRTALVHARRAHALFEGVDDPGLESNVLGMVGSLAGLLGDHEEGRAALERSLELDRRFGDRYGQAGSLRWLAEVERKAGRLERARDRYRAAAETSRAANYAYNEATVLVLLGEVHLELGERAEARAVWELALDLLRGQHRTSDVDRLCRRLHDLGWAARQAGVGSAATPGPSRAAGAVGRP; translated from the coding sequence ATGGCTGTGCGCTTTGCCGTGCTGGGCGATGTCCGGGTGGAGTCCGGGACGAGTCCGGTCGTGATCAGACAACGTCAGCAGCAGAGCGTGCTCGCGGCTCTGCTCGTGGACGTCAACAAGCTCGTGTCGTTGGAGGCGTTGACCGACCGGGTGTGGGGCGCGCACTTGCCACGACGGCCGAGAGAAGCCCTCTACAGCCACGTTTCCCGCCTGCGCGCCCTGTTGTCGGCGTGCCCCGGCACGTCCATCGACGGGCGGTCGGGCGGTTACGTGCTGACCGCCGACCAGGACGGGGTCGACCTGCACGAGTTCCGGCGGCTGGTGGCCGAGGCCGGCCGCGCCCAGGACGACCACCGGGCGATGGCGCTGCTCACCGACGCGCTCGCGCGGTGGACCGGCGAGGCGTTCGCCGACCTGGACACCCCGTGGTTCACCGCCACGCGTGAGGTGCTGGCCCGGGAACGGCTCGACGCGCAGTTGGAGCTCAACGACATCAGGTTGCGCCACGGCGGGCACGCCGCGTCGATCGCCGGGCTCGGTGAACTGGCCGCGGCGCACCCGCTGGACGAGCGCATCGCCGGCCAGCTGGTCCTCGCGCTCTACCAGAGCGGGCGGCAGCAGGACGCGCTGCGGTGCTACGACCGGATCCGCCGGGGGCTGGCCGAGGAGCTCGGCGTCGACCCCGGCCCGGCGCTGCGGGAGCTGCACCGGGGCATCCTGACCGCGAGCACGTCGCTGGCCACGCCCGCGCGGCCGGAGCGCCCGCGCTCCCCGGTGCCCCGGCAACTGCCCGCCGCGCCGCGCGCGTTCACCGCGCGGGAGGGCGAGCTGGCCGTGATGACCGCCGTCGCGGACCGGGCGGCGACCGTCGTGGTGTCGGCGCTGTCGGGCATCGGCGGCATCGGCAAGACGTGGCTGTCGCTGCACTGGGCGTACCGGCACCTCGACCGGTTCCCCGACGGCCAGCTGTTCGTCAACCTGCGCGGGTTCGACCCGGCGGACCGGCCGCTGCCCGCGCCGGTGGCGCTGCGGGGCTTCCTGGACGCGCTCGGCGTCGTGCCCGAGGCGATCCCGCACGACCTCGACACCCAGGCCGCGCTCTACCGGAGCCTGGTGGCCGACAAGCGGATGCTGATCGTGCTCGACAACGCCGTGGACACCGCCCAGGTCGTGCCGCTGCTGCCCGGCGGCGACACCTGCACGGTCGTGGTCACCAGCCGCAACCGCCTGGCGGGCCTGGTCACCGCGCACGGCGCGCACCCGTTGCGGCTGGACGCCCTCCCGGCCGCCGACGCGCGGGACCTGCTGGTGGCCCGGCTCGGCGCGGACCGGGTGGCCGCGGAGCCGGCCGCCGTGGACGACCTGGTGGCCCGGTGCGCCGGGCTGCCGCTCGCGCTCGGCATCGTGGCCGGCTGCGCCCAGCAGGACCCGGACCTGCCGCTGGCGGGCATCGCGGCCGACCTGCGCGACGCCGCCCGGCTGCTCGGCGGCCTCGACGAGGACGACGCGGCGGCCAGCGTCCGGGCCGTGCTGTCCTGGTCGACCACCGCGCTGACCGAGGCCGAGGCGCGGACGTTCACGCTGCTCGGCACCGCACCGGAGGTGGACATCAGCCTGGCCGCGGTGGCCCGCCTGACCGACCGGGGCACCGAGGAGACCGCCGCGGCGCTGCGGGCGCTGGAACGGGTGTCGCTGGTCCACCAGGGCCGCGCCGGCCGCTACCACCTGCACGACCTGGTCCGCCTCTACGCCGCCGAGCAGCCGCTGCCCGAGGGGGAGCGGCGCGCCGCGCTGGTCCGGCTGGTCGACCACTACACCGACACCGCGCACACCACCTCGGACGCGGCCTTCCCCTCCCGCCAGGCGTGCCTGTTCGGCACCGCGAGCCCCGAGCCGCCACCCGACCACGCCGGCGCGTGGGAGTGGTACCAGGCCGAGCGGACCAACCTGGTGGTGATCGAGCGGGCGGCGACCGCGCAGGGCCTGGTCGACCGGGTGTGGCACCTGGCCTGGCACCTGGTCGCCTTCCGGACCAACCAGGGCGCGCTCCAGGAGAACCTCGCGGCCTGGCAGAACGCCCTGACCTGCGCCGAGCGCCTCGGTCGGGCGGACGTGACGTTCCACTCGCTCCTGCTGCTCGGCCACGCCCACGCCATCCTGGGCGGCTACCGGGAGGGGCTGCACCACGTGCGGCGGGCGGCGGAGGTGGTGGACCGGACCGGGAACCCCGTCGACCGGGTCCGGCTGGAGATCGGCTTGTCGACCGTGCTGGCGCGCAGCGGCGACCTGCGCACGGCCCTGGTGCACGCCCGGCGCGCGCACGCGCTGTTCGAGGGCGTGGACGACCCGGGCCTGGAGTCGAACGTGCTGGGCATGGTCGGCTCGCTGGCGGGCCTGCTCGGCGACCACGAGGAGGGCCGCGCCGCCCTGGAGCGGTCGCTGGAGCTGGACCGGCGGTTCGGCGACCGGTACGGCCAGGCCGGTTCGCTGCGCTGGCTGGCCGAGGTCGAGCGCAAGGCGGGCCGGCTGGAGCGGGCGCGGGACCGCTACCGGGCCGCCGCCGAGACGAGCCGGGCCGCGAACTACGCCTACAACGAGGCCACCGTCCTGGTCCTGCTCGGCGAGGTGCACCTCGAACTGGGCGAGCGCGCCGAAGCCCGCGCGGTGTGGGAACTCGCGCTGGACCTGCTGCGCGGCCAGCACCGCACCTCGGACGTCGACCGGTTGTGCCGGCGGCTGCACGACCTCGGGTGGGCGGCCCGTCAGGCGGGTGTCGGCAGCGCGGCGACGCCCGGCCCGTCGAGGGCGGCCGGTGCCGTCGGCCGCCCGTAG
- a CDS encoding maleylpyruvate isomerase family mycothiol-dependent enzyme, whose protein sequence is MKDEIWSMVHVERAALIEDLAPLDDSAWETPSLCAGWTVHDVVAHLVDTARTTRLGFVVGLVAARFDFDRQNARGVTRERGATARETLARLRVVATRTSTPPAPLGSRLVEEVVHGEDIRRPLGLTRDYPTEAVVEALRYLTSTPASFGGAKELVARVRLTATDTDLSIGDGPEVAGTAPALLLGVYGRPTAPAALDGPGVAALPTPA, encoded by the coding sequence GTGAAGGACGAGATCTGGTCGATGGTGCACGTGGAGCGGGCGGCCCTGATCGAGGACCTCGCGCCCCTGGACGACAGCGCGTGGGAGACGCCGTCGCTGTGCGCCGGGTGGACGGTGCACGACGTGGTCGCCCACCTGGTCGACACCGCGCGGACGACGCGCCTCGGGTTCGTGGTCGGCCTGGTCGCCGCCCGGTTCGACTTCGACCGCCAGAACGCGCGCGGCGTGACCCGGGAACGCGGTGCCACCGCGCGGGAGACGCTGGCGCGGCTGCGCGTGGTGGCCACCCGGACGTCGACGCCGCCCGCGCCCCTGGGCAGCCGGCTCGTGGAGGAGGTCGTGCACGGCGAGGACATCCGCCGTCCCCTCGGCCTCACCCGCGACTACCCGACCGAGGCCGTGGTCGAGGCGCTGCGCTACCTGACGAGCACCCCGGCGTCCTTCGGCGGCGCGAAGGAGCTGGTGGCCCGCGTCCGGCTCACCGCGACCGACACCGACCTGTCCATCGGCGACGGCCCGGAGGTGGCCGGGACCGCGCCGGCGCTGCTCCTGGGCGTCTACGGGCGGCCGACGGCACCGGCCGCCCTCGACGGGCCGGGCGTCGCCGCGCTGCCGACACCCGCCTGA
- a CDS encoding dihydrofolate reductase family protein: MRTLIATAFVSLDGVVEGPGGEPGYRNSGWTFQDIEFDPAVYELKGREQGEAAAMLLGRVSYQAFAPVWPGMTEDFPEYNAMPKYVVSTTLRDEDLVTNWGETTILRSLDDVAALKEGEGGPISVHGSATLNRNLSDAGLIDRYHLLVFPVLLGAGKRLFSETDKDRQSLKLVESESYSNGVQKLIYDVVR; this comes from the coding sequence ATGCGCACCCTGATCGCCACCGCGTTCGTCTCGCTCGACGGCGTTGTCGAGGGACCCGGCGGGGAGCCGGGCTACCGCAACAGCGGCTGGACCTTCCAGGACATCGAGTTCGACCCGGCCGTCTACGAGCTCAAGGGCCGCGAGCAGGGCGAAGCCGCGGCGATGCTGCTCGGCCGGGTCAGCTACCAGGCGTTCGCGCCGGTGTGGCCGGGCATGACCGAGGACTTCCCCGAGTACAACGCGATGCCCAAGTACGTCGTGTCGACCACGCTGCGCGACGAGGACCTGGTGACCAACTGGGGGGAGACCACCATCCTGCGCTCGCTGGACGACGTCGCGGCGCTCAAGGAGGGCGAGGGCGGCCCGATCAGCGTGCACGGCAGCGCCACGCTCAACCGCAACCTCTCCGACGCGGGCCTGATCGACCGCTACCACCTGCTGGTCTTCCCGGTCCTGCTCGGCGCGGGCAAGCGGCTGTTCAGCGAGACCGACAAGGACCGGCAGAGCCTCAAGCTCGTGGAGAGCGAGTCCTACTCCAACGGCGTCCAGAAGCTCATCTACGACGTCGTGCGCTGA
- a CDS encoding Xaa-Pro dipeptidyl-peptidase has translation MEPPPDAPARVRRRHRKSLVGLGVVVLLAVTGAPAAGAPAASAVPPSAAAVEERVFVESTVDSDHDGRPDRIALDIARPAGTGRYPVVFEHSPYRTGLGSPPMYQVNVDRLPQEGLFGAAAGGRGAVRVASPNLPGWLDDYFVPRGYAVVLGHSIGTGASEGCPTSGDQQEALAGKAVVDWLNGRARGTDSAGRAVTASWSSGSVGMTGISYNGTLPNMVATTGVAGLKTIVPIAAQSSWYDYYRANGLVVAPGGYQGEDADVLAKAVVTRSGCADEIAALTQRQDRVSGDYNAFWDERNYTRQAGQVKASVFVMHGQGDWNVKGSQYSQWWEALRRNNVPRKIWLHRGGHAAPSRSDYQATLLRWFDYWLKGTDNGIMREPAAEVEQTTGWRKLADWPDPAARPTTLHLAATSATAPGRLAPAAGTGVPQSFEDQGRTRTAAQLAARPDTADPNRLVYRSDPLTAASRLSGVATVALRVAVENRDDANVTALLVDYGPVGSTAAPVVVTRGWIDPQNRDSASTGAKVVRGQEYDLRFSLEPKDHVFAAGRRIGLVVVSTDYDYTLRPAAGTKLRVAPGSSVTIPLAP, from the coding sequence ATGGAACCACCTCCCGACGCGCCCGCCCGCGTGCGCCGTCGTCACCGGAAGTCCCTGGTCGGGCTCGGCGTGGTCGTCCTGCTGGCCGTCACGGGCGCGCCGGCCGCCGGAGCACCTGCCGCGTCCGCCGTGCCGCCGTCCGCCGCCGCCGTCGAGGAGCGCGTCTTCGTCGAGTCGACGGTGGACAGCGACCACGACGGCCGGCCCGACCGCATCGCGCTCGACATCGCCCGCCCCGCCGGGACCGGCCGCTACCCGGTCGTGTTCGAGCACAGCCCGTACCGGACGGGGCTGGGCTCGCCGCCGATGTACCAGGTGAACGTCGACCGGCTGCCGCAGGAGGGGCTGTTCGGCGCGGCGGCCGGCGGGCGCGGTGCCGTGCGGGTGGCGTCGCCGAACCTGCCCGGCTGGCTGGACGACTACTTCGTGCCGCGCGGCTACGCGGTCGTGCTCGGGCACAGCATCGGCACCGGCGCGTCCGAGGGCTGCCCGACCAGCGGCGACCAGCAGGAGGCGCTGGCCGGCAAGGCGGTCGTGGACTGGCTCAACGGCCGGGCGCGCGGGACCGACAGCGCCGGCCGGGCGGTCACCGCGTCGTGGAGCAGCGGGAGCGTCGGCATGACCGGCATCTCCTACAACGGCACCCTGCCGAACATGGTCGCGACCACCGGCGTGGCGGGGCTGAAGACGATCGTGCCGATCGCCGCGCAGTCGAGCTGGTACGACTACTACCGCGCCAACGGGCTCGTCGTCGCGCCGGGCGGGTACCAGGGCGAGGACGCCGACGTGCTGGCCAAGGCGGTGGTCACCCGCAGCGGGTGCGCGGACGAGATCGCCGCGCTCACCCAGCGCCAGGACCGCGTCTCCGGCGACTACAACGCGTTCTGGGACGAGCGCAACTACACCCGTCAGGCCGGGCAGGTGAAGGCGAGCGTGTTCGTCATGCACGGCCAAGGCGACTGGAACGTCAAGGGGTCGCAGTACTCCCAGTGGTGGGAAGCGTTGCGCCGCAACAACGTTCCGCGCAAGATCTGGCTGCACCGGGGTGGCCACGCCGCACCGTCCCGATCGGACTACCAGGCCACGCTGCTGCGCTGGTTCGACTACTGGCTCAAGGGCACCGACAACGGCATCATGCGCGAGCCCGCCGCCGAGGTCGAGCAGACCACCGGCTGGCGCAAGCTCGCCGACTGGCCCGACCCCGCCGCCCGGCCCACCACCCTGCACCTCGCCGCGACCTCCGCCACCGCACCCGGCCGCCTCGCCCCGGCGGCGGGAACCGGTGTGCCGCAGTCGTTCGAGGACCAGGGCCGCACCCGAACCGCGGCGCAACTGGCGGCCCGCCCCGACACCGCCGACCCGAACCGGCTGGTCTACCGCTCGGACCCGCTGACCGCCGCGTCCCGCCTGTCCGGGGTCGCGACGGTCGCGTTGCGGGTGGCGGTGGAGAACCGGGACGACGCCAACGTGACCGCGCTGCTGGTCGACTACGGCCCGGTCGGCAGCACGGCCGCGCCGGTGGTCGTGACCCGGGGGTGGATCGACCCGCAGAACCGCGATTCGGCGTCCACGGGCGCGAAGGTGGTGCGCGGGCAGGAGTACGACCTGCGCTTCTCCCTGGAGCCCAAGGACCACGTGTTCGCGGCGGGCCGCCGGATCGGCCTGGTGGTCGTGTCGACCGACTACGACTACACCCTCCGCCCGGCGGCGGGCACGAAGCTGCGCGTGGCCCCAGGCAGCTCCGTGACGATCCCGCTGGCCCCCTGA
- a CDS encoding purple acid phosphatase family protein — protein MSSQQPKRGVRRPSRTVLAAAVVGSFVAGALAFAVPASAETANVSRVILTPTATPNDSQNFTWRSTDAGGGTVQLRPAGGDAVTIAAHAVDTSNLAGVDYTHYSATATGLSADTAYEYRVGTGDEWSRWRAFRSAAKGAKPFEFFYYGDAQIGLDSTWPAVVAAANAKSPNAAGSVHAGDLIDSSTQVQWTSWFKGMGESAATTQVLAAPGNHEYSGDSALRNWKMNFEYPANHPNLTTIGALADRAKGDTDAARQTAAYFAHWDNVAKETVYFSDFQDVRFITLNATQNLGYLRPATLPTCAVDCPDAASLWVQFQAAWLDHILANNPNKWSVVTFHQPVYSTSTGRDEPILRANWVPVFEKHNIDLVLMGHDHTYARGFKNSDASGTPGITNGPVYAVSNSGAKHYTLAPVDNNVWTQNGATQVRRGQGITTYQVISVNGDTVTYRSYVAEKIASSPEPEKVGDLYDTFTITKRGGVKHVTEAGIEPPVADGEQRFKVTVPERAPGELVWSIDGGNGVVDLGTAKESGDHFAATGSLNPVRVTDTRIDGPQWSLSGQVGDFTSAGQTFSGKYLGWTPFLGGNDGGAVPGAEVASGFLAGNGLSQSATLGSAPVGHAGGSAVLRAGLDLKLPVTVADGTYRATLTLTALG, from the coding sequence ATGTCTTCTCAGCAGCCGAAACGCGGTGTGCGCAGACCCTCGCGCACCGTACTGGCCGCCGCCGTCGTCGGGTCCTTCGTGGCGGGCGCGCTCGCCTTCGCCGTGCCGGCGTCGGCCGAAACGGCGAACGTCAGCCGGGTGATCCTGACCCCGACCGCGACACCCAACGACTCGCAGAACTTCACCTGGCGCAGCACCGACGCCGGCGGCGGGACCGTCCAGCTCCGCCCGGCGGGCGGTGACGCGGTCACCATCGCGGCGCACGCCGTGGACACCAGCAACCTCGCCGGTGTCGACTACACCCACTACTCGGCCACCGCGACCGGCCTGTCCGCGGACACCGCGTACGAGTACCGCGTCGGCACCGGTGACGAGTGGAGCCGGTGGCGGGCGTTCCGCTCCGCGGCCAAGGGCGCGAAGCCGTTCGAGTTCTTCTACTACGGCGACGCCCAGATCGGCCTGGACTCCACCTGGCCGGCCGTCGTCGCGGCCGCGAACGCCAAGTCGCCGAACGCGGCGGGCAGCGTGCACGCGGGCGACCTGATCGACAGCAGCACCCAGGTCCAGTGGACGAGCTGGTTCAAGGGCATGGGCGAGAGCGCCGCCACGACCCAGGTGCTCGCCGCGCCCGGCAACCACGAGTACAGCGGTGACAGTGCGCTGCGCAACTGGAAGATGAACTTCGAGTACCCGGCCAACCACCCGAACCTGACCACGATCGGCGCGCTCGCCGACCGGGCCAAGGGTGACACCGACGCCGCCCGCCAGACCGCGGCGTACTTCGCGCACTGGGACAACGTCGCCAAGGAGACGGTGTACTTCAGCGACTTCCAGGACGTCCGCTTCATCACGCTCAACGCCACCCAGAACCTCGGCTACCTGCGCCCGGCGACCCTGCCGACGTGCGCGGTGGACTGCCCGGACGCCGCGTCGCTGTGGGTCCAGTTCCAGGCCGCGTGGTTGGACCACATCCTGGCGAACAACCCGAACAAGTGGTCCGTGGTGACCTTCCACCAGCCGGTCTACAGCACCTCGACGGGCCGTGACGAGCCGATCCTGCGCGCCAACTGGGTGCCGGTGTTCGAGAAGCACAACATCGACCTGGTGCTGATGGGCCACGACCACACCTACGCCCGCGGCTTCAAGAACAGCGACGCGAGCGGCACCCCGGGCATCACCAACGGCCCGGTGTACGCGGTCAGCAACTCCGGCGCGAAGCACTACACGCTGGCTCCGGTCGACAACAACGTCTGGACCCAGAACGGCGCGACCCAGGTCCGCCGCGGCCAGGGCATCACCACCTACCAGGTGATCTCGGTCAACGGCGACACCGTCACCTACCGGTCGTACGTGGCGGAGAAGATCGCCTCCTCGCCCGAGCCGGAGAAGGTCGGCGACCTGTACGACACCTTCACCATCACCAAGCGCGGCGGCGTCAAGCACGTCACCGAGGCCGGCATCGAGCCGCCCGTGGCCGACGGTGAGCAGCGCTTCAAGGTGACCGTGCCCGAGCGCGCCCCGGGCGAGCTGGTGTGGAGCATCGACGGCGGCAACGGCGTGGTCGACCTCGGCACCGCCAAGGAGTCCGGCGACCACTTCGCCGCCACCGGCTCGCTCAACCCGGTGCGGGTGACCGACACCCGGATCGACGGCCCGCAGTGGTCGCTGTCCGGCCAGGTCGGCGACTTCACCTCGGCCGGTCAGACGTTCAGCGGCAAGTACCTGGGCTGGACGCCGTTCCTCGGCGGCAACGACGGCGGCGCCGTCCCCGGTGCGGAGGTCGCCTCCGGCTTCCTGGCCGGCAACGGCCTGTCCCAGTCGGCCACCCTGGGCAGCGCCCCGGTGGGCCACGCGGGCGGGTCCGCGGTCCTGCGGGCGGGTCTGGACCTGAAGCTGCCGGTGACGGTGGCCGACGGCACCTACCGCGCGACCCTCACCCTGACCGCCCTGGGCTGA